From the Bacteroidota bacterium genome, one window contains:
- a CDS encoding ATP-binding protein gives MALVENWNTTLESLVKGAMYALQCDAAVVIPYNEERAEFEFPVFDGVLYRDKVFFKVEEGRVSAYDRILEYEHDMHIAHDVVNDELLTGEFVKREGIKSAIGIRLEASERGKRRMVGVMFFNYRKEKREIDEQEQEDIRLFASLAANTIRSAQVYRKLDTIRKTARTFAYKNLGIKKDLAGTLNSIASGIKDTLQCDLVVLHEYALEEKQFKTPFYYAGNEHPIPPKKRSSGKHNAESAILHYVLTQADMLTTNGGANINFLKGSFPEREDIKSTAALALGVGEERVGVLFVSYRQDHRFTETEQEDIKLFADQAAIAIRNAQLYQGKQMETQKYEMLLHNSPGGVLAVNRQGKVIFSNEKLQRMLGYTKAELIGKHVDELYGGGKRQSRQFFRNLVVKGRLDQEDASAITRDGHRIPTLLTAALLDMPNDPEEVFGIGIVEDQRVVGIGGRTGKVLELTRQMAQYERMHEVVNLILLAGIEIFNASDIGCLLIKEEGKFVVAEESNCGHVFRDQKSFRLDHSVVTRKAVDGKPHVVSDFPPEDDSFIPFSEASKSGVLIPFMGEKECLGVLYLEKDVPRFFNEEDDMLRVFAAQGALALMRAQLISKQKSWESTKDELFDMSKSVVAGQIASTFLHEVKNSLNIIVVNARQLKRKIEREAGIKKKDEYLMLIQAIHDGVKSSAKLAKESQRFKGQLVANKSHVYLNEVLDHTIRLVEPALERKRLKYEVRLDPKLSRPVKGAGYSIFVDNSLIELVLINLLMNAIDASSERSKITITSIRNKEYVQFEVIDSGHGIDLNNMKNIFRPFFTMKKQTGVGLGLYICKLIVEDQHQGTIEVKSVPGRTSFSVRLPVSS, from the coding sequence TTGGCGCTTGTTGAAAATTGGAATACTACGCTTGAGTCGCTGGTGAAGGGGGCAATGTATGCGTTGCAATGTGATGCAGCCGTTGTTATTCCGTATAATGAAGAAAGAGCTGAGTTTGAATTTCCCGTCTTTGATGGTGTATTGTATCGGGATAAGGTGTTTTTTAAGGTTGAAGAAGGAAGGGTATCAGCATATGATAGAATCTTGGAGTATGAGCATGATATGCACATTGCGCATGATGTTGTCAATGACGAATTGCTGACTGGTGAATTTGTTAAGAGAGAAGGGATTAAAAGCGCTATTGGAATAAGACTAGAAGCAAGTGAGCGGGGCAAAAGACGTATGGTTGGTGTGATGTTTTTCAACTACCGAAAGGAGAAAAGAGAAATCGATGAGCAGGAGCAAGAGGATATTCGTTTGTTTGCAAGTCTGGCTGCAAATACAATCAGAAGTGCCCAAGTGTATAGGAAATTAGATACCATTAGAAAAACTGCACGTACATTTGCGTACAAAAATCTTGGAATTAAAAAAGACCTGGCTGGGACACTCAATTCAATCGCTTCGGGAATCAAGGATACGCTGCAATGTGATCTAGTGGTGCTTCATGAATATGCTTTGGAAGAGAAACAATTCAAAACGCCATTCTACTATGCAGGCAATGAGCATCCAATCCCACCGAAAAAAAGAAGCTCCGGTAAGCATAATGCAGAGTCTGCCATTTTACACTATGTACTAACGCAAGCAGATATGCTTACTACAAATGGTGGGGCAAATATCAATTTTCTTAAGGGCTCGTTTCCTGAACGCGAAGACATTAAGTCCACAGCGGCATTAGCGCTGGGAGTTGGAGAAGAACGCGTCGGCGTGCTGTTTGTCAGTTACAGGCAAGATCATCGCTTCACTGAAACGGAACAAGAAGACATAAAGCTGTTCGCTGATCAAGCTGCTATTGCCATTAGGAATGCCCAACTTTACCAGGGCAAACAGATGGAAACGCAAAAGTATGAGATGCTGTTGCATAACTCGCCGGGCGGTGTGCTCGCCGTAAATAGACAAGGAAAGGTTATTTTTTCTAATGAAAAGTTGCAGCGAATGCTCGGTTATACTAAGGCCGAGTTGATCGGTAAACACGTCGATGAGTTATATGGAGGTGGAAAAAGGCAATCGCGGCAGTTTTTCCGAAACTTGGTTGTCAAAGGCCGGCTAGATCAAGAGGATGCATCAGCAATTACACGTGACGGGCATCGAATTCCAACGCTACTAACTGCTGCTCTATTGGATATGCCAAACGATCCGGAAGAGGTATTTGGGATTGGGATTGTGGAGGATCAGCGCGTAGTCGGTATCGGTGGACGCACAGGGAAAGTATTAGAACTCACGCGTCAGATGGCCCAATACGAACGGATGCATGAAGTTGTGAATTTGATTCTATTGGCTGGGATTGAAATATTCAATGCATCCGATATTGGTTGTTTGTTAATCAAGGAAGAAGGCAAGTTTGTTGTTGCTGAAGAAAGCAACTGTGGTCACGTATTTAGGGATCAAAAATCGTTTCGCCTGGATCATTCAGTTGTTACTCGGAAGGCAGTCGACGGTAAACCTCATGTAGTTTCTGATTTTCCTCCTGAGGATGACAGCTTTATTCCCTTTTCTGAAGCAAGTAAGTCTGGTGTGCTAATACCCTTCATGGGTGAGAAAGAGTGTCTTGGAGTGCTATACCTCGAGAAAGATGTGCCACGTTTTTTTAATGAAGAAGATGACATGTTGCGGGTGTTTGCAGCGCAAGGAGCATTGGCACTGATGCGTGCTCAGCTCATTAGCAAGCAAAAGAGTTGGGAATCCACAAAGGATGAACTATTTGATATGTCAAAATCTGTTGTGGCCGGCCAGATTGCGTCAACATTTCTCCACGAGGTTAAAAACTCCCTGAATATTATTGTCGTAAATGCGCGCCAGTTAAAACGGAAAATCGAGAGAGAAGCCGGAATTAAGAAGAAGGACGAATATCTGATGCTTATTCAGGCAATTCATGATGGTGTAAAAAGTTCAGCCAAATTGGCTAAAGAATCGCAACGATTTAAAGGTCAGCTTGTAGCCAATAAAAGCCATGTGTATTTAAACGAAGTGTTGGATCATACAATCAGGCTGGTTGAACCAGCACTAGAGAGAAAAAGATTAAAATACGAAGTGCGCCTAGATCCAAAGTTATCGCGTCCTGTTAAGGGTGCTGGGTATTCAATTTTTGTAGATAATAGTCTAATCGAACTAGTATTAATTAATCTTCTAATGAATGCGATAGATGCATCTTCAGAACGAAGCAAGATCACGATAACCTCAATCAGGAATAAAGAATATGTTCAGTTTGAAGTCATTGACTCTGGGCATGGTATTGATCTGAACAACATGAAGAATATATTTCGTCCTTTTTTTACTATGAAAAAACAAACAGGGGTAGGGTTAGGTTTGTATATTTGTAAGCTCATTGTTGAAGACCAACATCAAGGGACTATTGAAGTAAAAAGTGTGCCGGGTAGAACTTCGTTTTCTGTCCGGTTGCCGGTCAGCAGTTAG
- a CDS encoding response regulator, translated as MTLKHFIEEPSVLLLDDEIPALRALSSLLEDDGVKVVAASSTEEAVRMVAESTGYFSAMVIDVKMNDEDRDGLDVTNEIQHGLCREIPAIIVSAYAQNEAYLKKARQKKLIIEDWLEKPILDDVHDQLIQHIQALSMSSQEKVNRVISIYDAWLSDQSKGLEALRSFILEGDLHDPALLTNTLNYLGEHRGIEVNDFTAHVNFLVYEKTIGSLWEQHGNGYVAFLKGKKVGFATSETELIKTVFETQQRTDFFFAPINEERVSRFAGPKVLSNRYPKLD; from the coding sequence ATGACTTTGAAGCATTTCATAGAGGAGCCAAGTGTTTTGTTGCTGGATGATGAAATTCCAGCATTACGTGCTCTCTCCAGTTTGCTCGAAGATGATGGAGTGAAAGTGGTTGCGGCATCTTCAACAGAAGAAGCCGTACGAATGGTAGCAGAAAGCACTGGATATTTTTCGGCCATGGTCATCGATGTTAAAATGAACGACGAAGACCGGGATGGACTTGACGTAACGAACGAAATTCAACATGGACTTTGTCGCGAGATTCCGGCAATTATTGTCTCTGCTTATGCACAGAATGAGGCGTACCTGAAAAAAGCTAGGCAAAAAAAGTTAATAATCGAAGATTGGTTAGAAAAGCCGATACTGGATGATGTTCATGACCAGTTAATTCAGCATATACAAGCCCTTTCAATGTCTTCGCAAGAGAAAGTGAACCGGGTTATTTCTATCTATGATGCATGGCTTTCGGATCAATCCAAAGGCCTAGAGGCATTACGCAGCTTTATATTGGAGGGTGATTTGCACGACCCTGCTCTTCTAACAAATACACTCAATTATTTAGGAGAACATAGAGGAATAGAGGTAAACGATTTCACTGCACATGTAAATTTCTTAGTTTACGAAAAAACAATTGGGTCGCTTTGGGAGCAGCATGGAAATGGCTATGTAGCTTTTTTGAAAGGTAAGAAAGTTGGTTTTGCAACCAGCGAAACAGAGTTGATCAAAACAGTCTTCGAGACACAGCAGAGGACTGATTTTTTCTTTGCCCCTATCAATGAAGAGCGTGTATCTAGGTTTGCTGGTCCAAAGGTCTTGTCAAATCGTTATCCCAAGTTAGATTAG